In Thermodesulfobacteriota bacterium, one genomic interval encodes:
- a CDS encoding shikimate dehydrogenase, which produces MAINAKSTVYCVLGDPVAHSRSPVMHNAAFAAAGINDAYVAFRVKDIAGAVGGIRALGIGGASITIPHKVSAMAHLDEVDEEARRIGAVNTVVNRDGRLVGHNTDWQGAIRALLEKTVVRGRTVLVIGAGGAARAVAYGVAREGGRLLIADLTVAGAKPLARDFGGDALAVAEAGSCEWDVLINTSPVGMAPDSDVSPVPREWFRPGGVVMDIVYNPLKTRLLKEAAECGCETIDGLAMFVYQGAAQFEAWTGRPAPVEVMRQAVLVALQTDEE; this is translated from the coding sequence ATGGCCATTAACGCCAAATCGACGGTTTACTGCGTTCTGGGGGATCCGGTGGCCCACAGCCGGAGCCCGGTCATGCACAATGCCGCCTTTGCCGCCGCCGGCATCAACGACGCCTATGTCGCTTTCCGGGTGAAGGATATTGCCGGCGCTGTCGGCGGTATCCGCGCCCTGGGCATCGGCGGCGCCAGCATCACCATTCCCCACAAGGTGTCCGCCATGGCCCACCTGGACGAGGTGGATGAGGAGGCCCGCCGCATCGGCGCCGTCAACACCGTCGTCAACCGCGACGGCCGCCTGGTCGGTCATAATACGGACTGGCAGGGGGCGATCCGGGCGCTGCTGGAAAAGACCGTTGTCCGCGGTCGCACCGTCCTGGTGATCGGGGCCGGCGGCGCGGCCCGGGCCGTGGCTTACGGCGTGGCCCGCGAGGGCGGCCGGCTGCTGATCGCCGACCTGACCGTGGCCGGGGCCAAACCCCTGGCCCGGGACTTCGGCGGCGACGCCCTGGCCGTGGCCGAAGCCGGATCCTGCGAGTGGGATGTCCTGATCAATACCTCGCCGGTGGGAATGGCGCCGGACAGCGATGTATCGCCGGTTCCACGGGAGTGGTTCAGACCGGGCGGGGTGGTCATGGATATTGTTTATAACCCCTTGAAAACCCGGCTGCTCAAGGAAGCCGCCGAATGCGGTTGTGAAACCATCGACGGGCTGGCCATGTTCGTTTATCAGGGCGCCGCCCAGTTTGAAGCCTGGACCGGCCGGCCGGCGCCGGTGGAGGTCATGCGACAGGCGGTACTGGTGGCATTACAGACCGATGAAGAATAA
- the aroA gene encoding 3-phosphoshikimate 1-carboxyvinyltransferase: MIEIKTSKIRNCAVTVPGSKSYTHRCLIAAALSDGVCELENCLHSEDTHLTRQALTQMGVRFDESNGTTTVYGTGGRLTACHDPLFLGNSGTSMRLLTAVAALGEGPYILTGTERMQQRPIGDLLDGLNRIGVSARSLNQKGFPPLSVDGRDITGGHIDLKCGLSSQFLSALLLIGPYIKEGLDISVVEGPVSKPYIDLTVSIMERFGVELDRNRYARFRVVGGQCYHAGRYVVEADASQASYFWAAAAVTGATVKVLGMSRASGQGDIRFLEVLEAMGCRVDHESDGISVTGGRLVSVEVDMADMPDVVPTLAVVAAFARGTTVIRNVAHLKAKESDRLAVVAGNLARMGIVAMDDHVGLTVMGGRPTGARIDPANDHRMAMSFAVAGLVTPGVIIEDETCVEKSFPDFWRVFETLYGP; encoded by the coding sequence ATGATTGAAATAAAAACGAGTAAGATCAGAAACTGCGCGGTAACCGTGCCGGGCTCAAAGAGCTATACCCACCGCTGCCTGATCGCCGCGGCTCTTTCCGACGGCGTCTGCGAATTGGAAAACTGCCTGCACAGCGAAGATACGCACCTGACCCGGCAGGCCCTGACGCAGATGGGGGTCCGCTTCGATGAGAGTAACGGCACGACGACGGTGTACGGCACCGGCGGCCGGCTGACGGCCTGTCATGATCCCCTCTTTCTGGGCAACTCCGGCACTTCCATGCGGCTGCTGACCGCGGTGGCGGCACTGGGTGAGGGACCTTACATCCTCACCGGTACCGAGCGGATGCAGCAGCGGCCCATCGGCGACCTGCTGGACGGCTTAAACCGGATCGGTGTTTCCGCCCGCAGCCTGAACCAGAAAGGGTTCCCGCCCCTGTCCGTTGACGGCCGGGACATCACCGGCGGGCATATTGACCTCAAATGCGGGCTAAGCAGCCAGTTTCTGTCGGCCCTTCTCCTGATCGGCCCCTATATTAAGGAAGGACTGGATATATCCGTGGTGGAAGGGCCGGTTTCCAAACCTTACATCGACCTGACGGTCAGCATCATGGAAAGATTCGGGGTGGAACTGGACAGAAACCGGTACGCCCGTTTCCGCGTGGTCGGCGGCCAGTGTTATCATGCCGGCCGGTATGTCGTGGAGGCGGATGCCTCCCAGGCCAGCTACTTCTGGGCCGCGGCCGCCGTCACCGGCGCCACCGTCAAGGTGCTGGGCATGTCGAGGGCTTCAGGGCAGGGGGATATCCGCTTCCTGGAAGTGCTCGAGGCCATGGGTTGCCGGGTCGACCATGAATCCGACGGCATCAGCGTGACCGGCGGCCGGCTGGTATCCGTGGAAGTGGACATGGCGGACATGCCCGACGTGGTGCCGACCCTGGCGGTGGTGGCGGCCTTCGCCCGGGGCACGACGGTCATCCGGAACGTGGCCCACCTGAAAGCCAAGGAAAGCGACCGGCTGGCGGTGGTGGCCGGAAATCTGGCCCGGATGGGGATCGTCGCCATGGACGACCATGTCGGCCTGACTGTTATGGGCGGGCGTCCGACGGGAGCGCGCATCGATCCGGCCAATGACCACCGCATGGCCATGAGTTTTGCCGTGGCCGGACTGGTCACGCCGGGAGTGATTATTGAAGACGAGACCTGCGTGGAGAAATCCTTTCCTGATTTCTGGCGGGTATTTGAGACACTCTATGGACCGTAA
- a CDS encoding AMP-binding protein, whose amino-acid sequence MGADKSLKSMVGAMAGVVGMEAFWGFNKTIRKQLGVVNLLKMTGKAAARGGFRKTFSDLAQFRLGDLTANAFLSAWEVLGDREAIVDGDRRFTFAQMHDRVLSLANAFQSYGAKPGDRVGCMLYNCAEFFECFYAACLIGTPFPPVNWHLDGQELRETIKLRAPKVFIFDSAFADRIMAIKNDLVSVERFIMVGGGTPPPGVESYEAVISGSPADVPEKTSFIVAINPYTGGTTGIPKSSNLYDSFSYLLSDKVEAPRSSLADYLKYMIMQYSYFHYYGCASIKDPVYGNIRSLIVTPLYHAGTAAGYAPCLLLGATAVLMRKFDPEKYLRMIEKERISWAFAVPTILQRILALPEEVKGRYDLSSMRALFSAAAPCPPDVKTAINDLFMKQGARQPVFHEYYGSSESAVITLLLPEDYLEKPERVNSVGKARCGDILIYDDINDVVCGPGQEGLVLGRTVGTMSLRYPGSEEKLKDNHKIVNGVEWYNDKLIGYVDADGFLYLTGRIKEMIISGGVNIFPLEIENVLVNHPKIADVAVIRAPDPDLGEVPLACIQLQEGETATADEIREFCRQRGLKGFKIPKEFVVYDELPRHIDGKLIKRKLEEPFWKDVKQRG is encoded by the coding sequence ATGGGCGCTGACAAGTCTTTGAAAAGTATGGTCGGGGCCATGGCCGGGGTGGTGGGCATGGAGGCGTTCTGGGGTTTCAATAAAACCATCAGAAAACAATTGGGCGTGGTCAACCTGTTGAAGATGACCGGCAAGGCGGCGGCCAGAGGCGGATTCCGTAAAACATTTTCGGACCTTGCCCAATTCCGTCTGGGCGATTTAACGGCCAACGCCTTTCTTTCCGCCTGGGAGGTTCTCGGTGACCGTGAGGCCATTGTGGACGGCGACCGGCGCTTCACCTTCGCGCAGATGCACGACCGGGTCCTGAGCCTGGCCAACGCCTTTCAGTCATACGGCGCCAAGCCCGGGGACCGCGTCGGCTGCATGCTTTACAACTGCGCCGAGTTTTTCGAGTGCTTTTACGCCGCCTGCCTGATCGGGACTCCGTTTCCGCCGGTCAACTGGCATCTGGACGGCCAGGAACTGCGCGAAACCATCAAGCTGCGCGCCCCCAAAGTGTTCATATTCGACAGCGCCTTTGCCGACCGCATCATGGCCATCAAGAACGATCTGGTCAGCGTGGAGCGGTTTATCATGGTCGGCGGAGGGACGCCGCCGCCGGGCGTGGAAAGTTACGAGGCGGTCATCAGCGGCAGCCCGGCCGACGTGCCCGAGAAGACCAGTTTTATCGTGGCCATCAACCCCTATACCGGCGGGACGACCGGCATCCCCAAGAGCTCCAATCTCTATGACAGCTTCAGCTACCTGCTCAGCGATAAGGTGGAGGCGCCCCGGAGCAGCCTGGCCGATTATCTGAAGTACATGATCATGCAGTACAGCTATTTTCATTATTACGGCTGCGCCTCCATCAAGGACCCGGTATACGGCAACATCCGTTCCCTCATCGTCACTCCCCTCTACCACGCCGGCACCGCGGCCGGGTACGCCCCCTGCCTGCTGCTCGGGGCCACTGCCGTGCTGATGAGAAAGTTCGATCCGGAAAAATACCTGCGCATGATCGAAAAGGAACGCATCTCCTGGGCCTTCGCGGTGCCCACCATCCTCCAGCGAATTCTGGCCCTGCCGGAGGAGGTCAAGGGCCGTTATGATTTGAGCTCCATGCGGGCCCTGTTTTCAGCAGCCGCGCCCTGCCCGCCTGACGTGAAAACCGCCATTAACGATCTATTCATGAAACAGGGCGCCCGGCAGCCGGTTTTTCACGAATATTACGGCAGCTCCGAGAGCGCGGTCATCACCCTGCTGCTGCCGGAGGATTATCTGGAAAAACCCGAGCGGGTCAACAGCGTGGGCAAGGCCCGCTGCGGGGATATCCTGATCTACGACGACATCAACGACGTCGTCTGCGGTCCCGGCCAGGAAGGGCTCGTGCTGGGCAGAACCGTCGGGACCATGTCCCTGCGATACCCCGGGTCGGAGGAGAAGCTCAAGGACAACCACAAGATCGTCAACGGGGTGGAGTGGTATAACGACAAGCTGATCGGTTATGTGGACGCGGACGGTTTCCTCTATCTGACCGGCCGGATCAAGGAGATGATCATATCCGGAGGCGTCAATATTTTCCCTCTGGAAATCGAAAATGTTCTGGTCAACCATCCCAAGATCGCCGACGTGGCCGTCATCCGGGCGCCGGATCCGGACCTGGGCGAAGTCCCTCTGGCCTGTATCCAGCTGCAAGAGGGGGAAACCGCCACCGCTGACGAGATCAGGGAGTTCTGCCGGCAGCGGGGGTTGAAAGGCTTCAAGATTCCCAAGGAGTTTGTTGTCTATGACGAACTGCCCCGCCATATCGACGGCAAGCTCATCAAACGGAAACTGGAAGAGCCGTTCTGGAAGGATGTCAAGCAGCGGGGTTGA
- the pheA gene encoding prephenate dehydratase: protein MNPNKEDETRQRIAAVRRDIDAIDARILDQLNERLSLARRIGEYKAAAGHAIVDKAREDQMLRALAARNPGPLANDGLKRIFSEIIAASRQLQEPRVISYLGPEATFTHFAALEYFETYDRLVPQPSIKDVFDEVEKGASRYGVVPVENSIEGAVNHTLDLFQEADLKICGEIYLVISHDLLSRSGRMEDIRTIYSHPQTFAQCRRWLGKHLPEADLVECSSNAQAAKMALTADRAGAIAGGEAGRIYGLQVVASRIQDVARNTTRFLVIGNERVPVTGNDKTSLMFVTAHVPGALFKALGPIAEAGVNMIKLESRPAKYENWSYVFFVDLLGHAEEEPVKGTLARMKDSCQFLKVLGSYPVATMGG, encoded by the coding sequence ATGAACCCGAATAAAGAGGATGAAACCCGGCAGCGGATTGCAGCCGTCCGCCGGGATATCGATGCCATTGACGCCAGGATTCTGGACCAGCTCAACGAAAGGCTGTCCCTGGCCCGGCGGATCGGCGAGTACAAGGCTGCGGCCGGCCACGCCATCGTGGACAAGGCCCGGGAGGATCAAATGCTACGGGCCCTGGCCGCCCGGAACCCCGGGCCGCTTGCCAATGACGGCCTGAAGCGGATTTTTTCCGAAATCATCGCCGCCTCCCGGCAGCTCCAGGAACCCCGGGTGATTTCCTATCTGGGACCGGAGGCGACCTTCACCCATTTTGCCGCTCTTGAGTATTTTGAAACATACGACCGGCTGGTTCCCCAGCCGAGCATCAAGGACGTGTTCGACGAGGTGGAAAAGGGCGCCAGCCGCTATGGCGTCGTGCCGGTGGAGAACTCCATCGAAGGGGCGGTGAACCATACCCTGGACCTGTTCCAGGAGGCCGACCTGAAGATATGCGGAGAGATCTACCTGGTCATTTCCCACGATCTGCTGTCGCGTTCGGGCCGGATGGAGGACATCCGCACGATCTATTCCCATCCACAGACCTTCGCGCAATGCCGCCGCTGGCTCGGCAAGCACCTGCCGGAGGCGGACCTGGTGGAGTGCAGCAGCAACGCCCAGGCCGCCAAAATGGCCCTGACCGCCGACCGGGCCGGCGCCATCGCCGGCGGGGAAGCCGGACGGATATACGGGTTGCAGGTGGTGGCCTCCCGGATCCAGGATGTCGCCCGCAACACTACCCGTTTTCTGGTGATCGGCAACGAGCGCGTGCCGGTCACCGGCAACGACAAGACGTCGCTCATGTTCGTCACGGCCCATGTGCCCGGCGCCCTGTTCAAGGCCCTTGGCCCCATCGCCGAAGCGGGAGTCAACATGATCAAGCTGGAATCCCGGCCGGCCAAATACGAGAACTGGAGTTATGTTTTCTTCGTCGATCTTCTGGGACATGCCGAGGAGGAGCCTGTAAAAGGGACCCTGGCCCGCATGAAGGACAGCTGTCAGTTCCTCAAAGTGCTCGGCTCTTATCCCGTGGCGACGATGGGAGGATAA
- a CDS encoding 4Fe-4S dicluster-binding protein, with amino-acid sequence MSDAIYEKLAEVLDTLPNGYPRTESGVEIKILKKMFEPDEAELFCQLKLNFENVDQIAKRTGRPVEALAKQLDAMWRRGLVFGVSLGGTRIYKMMPWVFGLYEFQIDRMDREFVELCEAYMPHFGAQFFQNGPALMRTIPIEEKLADSQEALTYDRVSHIIENGQDFAVNDCICKKEQRMLDRGCTKPLEVCLAVAPVPGVFDDHPWGRKITKAEAYDVLRKAEEAGLVHLSRNVVDGQDFICNCCGCCCGLLRSINEWKLDPSPMIKSNYYALIDQDACIQCGVCADERCQVGAVEEKDGEYRVIEKQCIGCGLCVTTCPTEAITLVAKAPAERELPPQNEDQWFEKRAQSRGVDYSQFVK; translated from the coding sequence ATGAGCGACGCGATTTACGAAAAGCTGGCCGAAGTGCTGGACACGCTGCCGAACGGTTATCCGAGAACGGAAAGCGGCGTGGAGATTAAAATTCTGAAGAAAATGTTCGAACCGGATGAGGCGGAGCTGTTCTGCCAGCTGAAACTGAATTTTGAAAACGTGGATCAGATCGCCAAACGGACAGGCCGGCCGGTGGAAGCCCTGGCGAAGCAACTGGACGCCATGTGGCGGCGGGGACTGGTCTTCGGTGTCAGCCTCGGCGGCACGAGAATCTATAAAATGATGCCCTGGGTCTTCGGCCTGTATGAATTCCAGATCGACCGCATGGACCGGGAGTTTGTGGAGTTGTGCGAAGCCTACATGCCCCATTTCGGCGCCCAGTTTTTCCAGAACGGCCCGGCCCTCATGCGGACCATCCCCATCGAGGAAAAGCTGGCCGATTCACAGGAAGCCCTGACCTACGACCGGGTCTCTCATATTATCGAAAACGGACAGGATTTCGCGGTCAACGACTGTATCTGCAAGAAAGAGCAGCGGATGCTGGACCGGGGCTGCACAAAGCCCCTGGAGGTTTGTCTGGCCGTGGCGCCGGTTCCCGGCGTGTTCGACGATCATCCCTGGGGCCGGAAGATCACCAAGGCCGAAGCCTATGATGTCCTGCGCAAGGCCGAGGAGGCCGGACTGGTGCATCTGTCCCGGAACGTGGTCGACGGTCAGGATTTCATCTGCAACTGCTGCGGCTGCTGCTGCGGCCTGCTGCGTTCGATCAACGAATGGAAGCTGGATCCGTCGCCCATGATCAAGTCCAACTATTACGCCCTCATTGATCAGGACGCCTGTATCCAGTGCGGTGTCTGCGCTGATGAGCGGTGCCAGGTCGGGGCGGTGGAGGAGAAGGACGGCGAATACCGGGTGATCGAGAAACAATGCATCGGCTGCGGCCTGTGCGTTACCACCTGCCCCACCGAGGCCATCACGCTGGTGGCCAAGGCGCCGGCCGAACGGGAACTGCCGCCGCAGAACGAAGACCAGTGGTTTGAGAAGCGGGCCCAGTCCAGGGGCGTGGATTACAGCCAGTTTGTTAAATAA
- a CDS encoding 3-dehydroquinate synthase II: protein MRTIWVKVDPWNKKMVTTALEGGADGILVPPGYSHKVKELGRIDTIAEDGDLKLGEEVVVFEITSGADEEEILRLCRDKKVILQCRDWTIIPLENLIARGADVITRVASAAEARTAMGILEKGVSRLLLDVPDPAELKKALEEVRGAPERTPLQAAEITDIIAVGMGDRVCVDTCTAMTEGQGMLVGNSNRALFLVHSESVVNPYVAPRPFRVNAGPVHAYTRVPGGKTRYLSELAAGDRIFITDYQGNTTDAVVGRLKIEKRPLMLVKAVCEGSAITTIVQNAETIRLTAPDGKPVSVVTLKPGDGVLVSMEAGGRHFGYRIEETITEK from the coding sequence ATGCGGACAATCTGGGTAAAGGTCGATCCCTGGAACAAGAAAATGGTGACGACCGCGCTGGAGGGGGGGGCTGACGGTATTCTGGTGCCGCCGGGATATTCCCATAAGGTCAAGGAACTGGGCCGGATTGACACCATCGCCGAAGACGGGGACCTGAAACTCGGCGAGGAGGTAGTCGTGTTTGAAATCACTTCCGGCGCCGATGAAGAGGAGATCCTTCGGCTCTGCCGGGATAAAAAAGTGATTCTGCAGTGCCGGGACTGGACCATCATTCCCCTGGAAAATCTCATCGCCAGGGGGGCCGATGTCATCACGCGGGTGGCCAGCGCCGCGGAAGCCCGTACCGCGATGGGCATTCTGGAGAAGGGGGTCAGCCGCCTACTGCTGGATGTACCCGATCCGGCCGAACTGAAGAAGGCCCTGGAGGAGGTCCGCGGGGCGCCTGAACGGACGCCGCTTCAGGCGGCGGAAATAACGGATATCATCGCCGTCGGCATGGGCGACCGGGTCTGCGTGGACACCTGCACCGCCATGACCGAAGGCCAGGGCATGCTGGTGGGCAACAGCAACCGGGCCCTTTTCCTGGTCCATTCGGAAAGTGTCGTCAATCCTTACGTCGCGCCGCGGCCGTTTCGCGTCAACGCCGGTCCGGTCCACGCCTATACCCGGGTGCCGGGCGGAAAGACGCGCTACCTGTCGGAACTGGCCGCCGGAGACCGGATTTTCATCACCGACTACCAGGGCAACACGACCGATGCCGTGGTGGGTCGGCTGAAGATCGAAAAGCGGCCACTCATGCTGGTCAAGGCGGTCTGCGAGGGCAGTGCCATTACCACCATCGTGCAGAACGCCGAGACCATCCGTCTGACCGCTCCGGACGGCAAACCGGTATCGGTGGTGACCTTGAAACCCGGTGACGGGGTGCTGGTGTCCATGGAGGCGGGGGGCCGGCATTTCGGTTACCGGATTGAAGAAACCATAACGGAAAAATAG
- the aroC gene encoding chorismate synthase, with product MSGNTWGRLFRVTTWGESHGPAMGVVVDGCPPGIPLDQTVIQAMLDRRRPGGVGTSTKRREEDRAVILSGIFEGVTTGTPILIMAENRDADSSAYAPYAGLFRPGHGDITYTRKYGVRDWRGGGRASARETLARVAGGAVARAVLERAGITVCSYTQELGGIAAATVDLAEAGQNLFCCPDSAAALKMEARVAEVRARGDSLGGIVAVKAAGVPAGLGEPVFDKLDADIAKALMSIGAVKGVEIGAGFSAAARLGSENNDEIMPDGFASNNAGGILAGISNGDEIVARVAVKPIPSIAREQRTIDRDGNPAVISVKGRHDIAAIPRINVVCEAMLCLVLADHLLRQKAIQWTV from the coding sequence ATGTCTGGCAATACGTGGGGAAGGCTGTTTCGCGTTACCACCTGGGGGGAGTCTCACGGTCCGGCCATGGGCGTGGTGGTCGACGGCTGCCCGCCGGGCATCCCTCTGGACCAAACCGTGATTCAGGCCATGCTGGATCGCCGCCGGCCGGGCGGGGTCGGAACCAGCACGAAACGCCGGGAGGAGGACCGGGCCGTCATCCTGTCGGGCATTTTCGAAGGCGTCACCACCGGAACGCCGATCCTGATCATGGCTGAAAACCGGGACGCCGATTCTTCGGCTTATGCTCCCTATGCCGGTCTTTTCCGGCCGGGTCACGGGGATATAACGTATACCCGCAAGTACGGCGTCAGGGACTGGCGGGGCGGCGGCCGGGCTTCGGCCCGGGAGACCCTGGCCCGGGTAGCTGGCGGCGCCGTGGCCCGGGCGGTTCTGGAACGGGCGGGAATAACGGTCTGTTCCTATACGCAGGAACTGGGCGGTATTGCCGCGGCCACGGTTGATCTGGCGGAGGCCGGTCAAAACCTTTTCTGCTGCCCGGATTCCGCAGCCGCCCTGAAGATGGAAGCACGTGTAGCCGAGGTCCGGGCGCGGGGAGACTCCCTGGGAGGCATAGTGGCGGTAAAGGCCGCCGGTGTCCCCGCCGGCCTGGGGGAACCGGTTTTCGATAAGCTGGACGCTGATATCGCCAAGGCCCTGATGAGCATCGGCGCCGTCAAGGGCGTGGAGATCGGTGCCGGTTTTTCGGCCGCCGCCCGCCTGGGATCGGAAAACAATGACGAAATCATGCCGGACGGGTTCGCCTCCAATAATGCCGGCGGTATTCTGGCCGGCATTTCCAATGGCGACGAGATCGTGGCGCGGGTGGCGGTCAAGCCTATTCCCTCCATCGCCAGGGAACAGCGAACCATCGACCGGGACGGCAACCCCGCCGTGATTTCCGTGAAGGGCCGGCACGATATCGCCGCCATTCCCCGCATTAACGTGGTTTGTGAGGCCATGCTCTGCCTGGTTCTGGCGGATCATCTTCTCAGACAGAAAGCGATTCAATGGACAGTGTGA
- a CDS encoding shikimate kinase, giving the protein MDRKPEETNIFLIGYRCTGKTSVGMRLAELTGKRFVDADDWFTARHGIISEYVAAYGWDEFRRQETAILKTIARGGDQVIATGGGVVLKSENVAVMKARGLVVWLTASEETIARRMAADPVTAVSRPGLTALPLRDEIAKTLAERMPLYRRAMDFCVDTDGLPVEDVCRRIIDEVAGKG; this is encoded by the coding sequence ATGGACCGTAAACCGGAAGAGACCAATATTTTTCTCATCGGATACCGCTGCACCGGCAAGACGAGTGTGGGGATGCGGCTGGCGGAACTGACCGGAAAGCGATTCGTGGACGCCGATGACTGGTTTACCGCCCGGCACGGCATCATTTCCGAGTATGTGGCCGCGTATGGTTGGGATGAATTCCGCCGGCAGGAGACCGCTATCCTGAAAACCATCGCCCGGGGCGGTGACCAGGTGATCGCCACCGGGGGCGGTGTTGTCCTCAAATCCGAGAACGTGGCGGTCATGAAAGCACGCGGCCTGGTGGTCTGGCTGACGGCCTCGGAAGAGACCATCGCCCGCCGCATGGCGGCGGACCCCGTCACCGCCGTCTCCCGCCCGGGGCTGACCGCCCTGCCGCTGCGGGACGAAATCGCCAAAACACTGGCGGAGCGGATGCCGTTATACCGGCGGGCCATGGATTTTTGCGTTGACACCGACGGGCTGCCGGTGGAGGATGTCTGCCGGCGCATTATCGACGAGGTCGCCGGGAAAGGATAG
- a CDS encoding 2-amino-3,7-dideoxy-D-threo-hept-6-ulosonate synthase, with product MTILGKKIRLERLMNRDTGRTVIVPMDHGVSVGPIAGVIDIRTAVGLVAEGGANAVVEHKGLVGKGHRGRGRDIGLIIHLSASTSLSPTPNAKTLVCTVEEAVKLGADGVSIHVNIGDRDEKQMLHDFGRISSDAREWGMPLLAMIYPRGEKIKNEYDVSFIKHAARVGDELGADIVKVSYTGSVATFREVVAGCAVPVVIAGGPKMDSDRAILEMVRGSVDAGGAGVSIGRNVFQHAHPARMVAAIAAVVNDGASVERALKMLKQPSRGKGK from the coding sequence ATGACGATTCTGGGCAAAAAAATCAGGCTGGAACGATTAATGAATCGGGACACCGGCCGAACGGTCATCGTCCCCATGGATCACGGCGTGTCCGTGGGGCCCATCGCCGGGGTGATCGACATCCGGACCGCCGTCGGCCTGGTGGCCGAAGGCGGCGCCAATGCCGTGGTGGAACATAAAGGCCTGGTCGGCAAGGGGCATCGCGGCCGGGGACGGGACATCGGGCTGATTATCCACCTGTCGGCTTCGACCAGCCTGTCGCCGACGCCCAACGCCAAGACACTGGTGTGTACGGTTGAGGAAGCGGTCAAACTGGGCGCCGACGGTGTTTCCATTCACGTCAACATCGGCGACCGGGACGAGAAACAGATGCTCCACGATTTCGGCCGGATCAGCTCGGACGCCCGGGAGTGGGGCATGCCGCTGCTGGCCATGATCTATCCCCGGGGAGAGAAGATCAAAAACGAATACGATGTTTCCTTTATCAAACACGCCGCCCGGGTGGGCGACGAACTCGGTGCCGATATCGTCAAGGTCTCCTACACCGGCAGCGTCGCCACCTTCCGCGAGGTGGTGGCCGGGTGCGCCGTGCCGGTGGTCATCGCCGGCGGACCCAAGATGGACTCGGACCGGGCTATCCTGGAGATGGTCCGGGGGTCGGTCGACGCCGGCGGCGCCGGTGTGTCTATCGGCCGGAACGTTTTCCAGCATGCCCATCCGGCTCGGATGGTGGCCGCCATCGCGGCCGTGGTCAATGACGGCGCCAGCGTGGAACGGGCTTTGAAAATGCTCAAACAACCAAGCCGCGGGAAGGGGAAATAG